One window of Methanocaldococcus sp. genomic DNA carries:
- the hcp gene encoding hydroxylamine reductase, translating to MEFTPRPTKMFCFQCQEAARNEGCTVVGVCGKKDNVANLQDLLIYTIKGLCYVCNKSNYLDDEVMEYIPKALFVTITNVNFDDRDVIDYIKKGVELREKIIEKSNLNKEELPHCATWTYNDDNDIIKLSNTKEVSVLAEDNEDIRSLKELITYGIKGIGAYLSHAMHLGYNNEEIHKFIIKALAKLIECNDVDELFNLAMETGKYAVDTLALLDKAHTETYGHPEITEVNLGVRDRPGILISGHDLKDLEQLLEQTKNTGVDVYTHCEMLPAHYYPFFKKYDHFVGNYGGSWPHQTEEFEKFNGPIVMTTNCLVPPKDSYKDRVYVTNEVGYPGLKKIPIKEDGTKDFSEVIEHAKKCKPPTPLENGKIVGGFAHNQVLALADKIVEAVKSGKIRKFVVMAGCDGRHKTREYYTEFAKKLPKDTVILTCGCAKYRFIKLDLGDIDGIPRVLDAGQCNDSYSLAVIALKLKEVLGLNDINELPIAYNISWYEQKAVAVLLALLYLGVKNIVLGPTLPAFLSPNVAKVLVEKFGISTISTVDEDIKRLVG from the coding sequence ATGGAATTTACTCCAAGACCTACAAAGATGTTCTGTTTCCAATGCCAAGAGGCTGCAAGAAATGAGGGATGTACAGTTGTGGGAGTTTGTGGAAAGAAAGATAATGTAGCAAACCTTCAAGATTTGTTAATTTATACTATAAAAGGTTTATGCTATGTATGTAACAAATCTAACTACTTAGATGATGAAGTTATGGAATATATTCCAAAAGCGTTATTTGTAACAATAACAAATGTCAATTTTGACGATAGGGATGTTATTGATTATATAAAGAAAGGAGTAGAGTTGAGAGAAAAAATCATTGAAAAATCTAATTTAAATAAAGAAGAACTTCCTCACTGTGCTACTTGGACATATAATGATGATAATGACATAATAAAATTATCAAATACAAAGGAAGTTAGTGTTTTAGCAGAAGATAATGAGGATATAAGGTCTTTAAAAGAACTCATAACCTATGGAATTAAAGGAATTGGGGCTTATTTAAGCCATGCAATGCATCTCGGTTATAACAATGAAGAAATCCACAAATTTATAATTAAAGCATTGGCTAAACTCATTGAATGCAATGATGTAGATGAACTCTTCAATTTAGCAATGGAAACTGGAAAGTATGCAGTAGATACATTGGCATTATTAGATAAGGCACATACTGAAACCTATGGACATCCAGAAATAACAGAGGTTAATTTAGGAGTTAGAGACAGACCAGGAATATTAATTAGTGGGCATGATTTAAAAGATTTAGAGCAGTTATTAGAGCAAACTAAAAATACAGGGGTAGATGTCTATACACACTGTGAGATGTTACCAGCTCATTACTATCCATTCTTTAAGAAATACGACCACTTCGTTGGAAACTATGGAGGTTCATGGCCACACCAAACAGAAGAATTTGAGAAATTTAACGGCCCAATAGTCATGACAACAAACTGTTTAGTTCCTCCAAAAGATTCCTACAAAGACAGAGTTTATGTAACTAATGAAGTTGGCTATCCAGGATTGAAGAAAATCCCAATAAAAGAAGATGGCACTAAAGATTTCTCAGAAGTTATTGAACATGCTAAGAAATGTAAGCCACCAACACCACTCGAAAATGGTAAGATAGTTGGAGGATTTGCACACAATCAAGTGTTGGCATTGGCAGATAAAATAGTTGAGGCAGTTAAAAGCGGAAAGATTAGAAAGTTTGTTGTAATGGCTGGATGTGATGGAAGGCATAAAACAAGAGAATATTATACAGAATTTGCTAAGAAATTACCAAAAGATACAGTAATATTAACATGTGGATGTGCAAAATATAGATTTATTAAGTTAGACTTAGGAGACATTGATGGAATTCCAAGAGTATTAGATGCTGGGCAATGTAATGATAGTTACTCATTAGCAGTAATTGCTCTTAAATTAAAAGAAGTCCTTGGATTAAATGACATAAATGAACTCCCAATAGCCTATAATATCTCATGGTATGAGCAAAAGGCCGTTGCAGTATTATTGGCATTACTATACTTAGGAGTTAAAAATATTGTTTTAGGGCCTACATTACCTGCCTTTTTATCACCAAATGTAGCGAAAGTATTAGTTGAGAAGTTTGGAATTTCAACAATCTCAACTGTTGACGAAGATATTAAGAGATTAGTTGGATAA
- a CDS encoding cupin domain-containing protein, protein MIEKVYEFKKDATTKVVEKIVNAEHVQINHIVLPKGDQMPKHYSNSYVHLIIIKGEMTLTLEDQEPHNYKEGTIVYIPYNVKMLIQNLNSDILEFFVIKAPHPKKLNAPEEPIKCE, encoded by the coding sequence ATGATAGAAAAGGTTTATGAATTTAAAAAGGATGCTACAACAAAGGTTGTTGAAAAAATTGTCAATGCCGAGCATGTTCAAATCAATCACATAGTTCTACCAAAAGGAGATCAAATGCCCAAACATTACTCAAACTCATACGTGCATTTAATAATTATTAAAGGAGAAATGACCTTAACCTTAGAGGACCAAGAACCGCACAACTATAAAGAAGGAACTATTGTTTATATCCCATACAATGTAAAGATGCTCATTCAAAATTTAAACTCTGATATATTAGAGTTCTTTGTTATAAAAGCACCACACCCAAAGAAATTAAATGCCCCAGAGGAACCTATAAAGTGTGAATAA